A section of the Styela clava chromosome 9, kaStyClav1.hap1.2, whole genome shotgun sequence genome encodes:
- the LOC120338695 gene encoding uncharacterized protein LOC120338695 isoform X1 yields MTLQSEDRKNHPDLNSHERSEVLQQPRRSIIIRTSDNIENEYPGRTSEEPNTSDGKKMMMDTLEDYDLHESPPDKRLKLDGNIPQHVAAQLPRVLDMNVTLWQFLLELLMDGNNSHLISWTSNDGEFKLHNSEEVARLWGLRKNKTNMNYDKLSRALRYYYDKNIIKKVNGQKFVYKFVSFPEIIKTETKIPFRVKMERMSHPSSESADEGRASPPTQSSMSSHVMDKLENYNNSADERKWRPAQQSTGLSFPPNKRDIYGSQYSQSPRYDAGSDEEELSRRRTEYANAMKYMNPLSGIESLTKEEQVARSAVAFWAEIQQAAAVAAAANLHKNSVQQPRNSADFGRSSPRRSYSPPSPNRLSNAWQNHNSNNMYNKTHEQLQQQALYDRLYNMQKLSESRNSRRTPPQDQDSYSRNRHPESYIKEEVDIDRYQQSSSGSQKSISRHQEIMEQRMNEERKRSTEELINYNNRALQNAILARAPKNDLFGESPFTVHSQGSLAVTSNHSPDGRSHSDDRARQEMRSYSPANHSSPESSHIHKSPIHPHIHHSSGPTIQLHRPSEEKPSLRHPHLRFRERSPTPQKGESTPCKVSSRSSSPNERFDKSDVKSSELKFSARAASPIDPVAMTASFDSQNTNAAATATMLMMRMMGNHVPRGIMGQNDNKSDGEASINMKDEQENKTKSYSFKQRDELLKELGLPKCDVLSNVLPLSQVRQGEKPLNLCTSPRSSASSPKSTTSSRNSPVPNFNRKRKADSLNGSRPNSRPNSVSPLTIERTTSSPQLEKSITKTNEGTNKIRRNISGKKSIDRKPSPIDLSRAKRSGEDGDDFGMLPRFHAGLLGNVSLFPDGRSINTPDAVSRKTPSDTTGSFFSGPALMTPSPMVIPSITFWSTLSPMSAKDGEAPKFPFMPSTTNSNSPNSNQTIFQFPTIVNGQMTLAGVPVRPIAAALGHPIPASHVSTVATQLSSKITSVSSPLTQQSPNELSVPTS; encoded by the exons ATGACTCTACAATCTGAAGACAGAAAAAACCATCCCGATCTAAATTCTCACGAAAGGTCGGAAGTTCTACAACAGCCACGTAGGAGTATAATAATTCGCACATCGGATAATATCGAAAACGAATATCCCGGACGAACCAGTGAAGAACCTAATACATCTG ACGGCAAAAAAATGATGATGGACACTCTGGAAGATTATGATTTGCATGAGTCTCCTCCGGACAAGAGATTAAAGTTAGATGGAAACATTCCTCAACACGTGGCGGCGCAGTTGCCAAGAG TATTGGACATGAACGTTACTTTATGGCAATTTCTTCTCGAATTATTGATGGATGGAAACAACAGTCATCTGATAAGCTGGACTTCCAATGACGGAGAGTTCAAGCTTCATAACTCAGAAGAGGTTGCGAGACTTTGGGGTCTGAGAAAAAACAAGACAAATATGAATTACGATAAATTGAGCAGGGCTCTCCGATATTATTACGATAAA aatattatcaaaaaagtGAACGGACAAAAATTCGTCTACAAATTTGTATCCTTCcctgaaataataaaaacagaaaCAAAGATTCCATTTCGAGTCAAGATGGAACGAATGAGTCACCCATCGTCAGAAAGCGCTGACGAAGGAAGAGCATCACCACCCACGCAGTCGAGCATGTCAAGTCACGTGATGGACAAATTGGAAAATTACAATAACAGCGCAGATGAGCGAAAGTGGCGACCAGCCCAGCAAAGTACAGGACTTAGCTTCCCGCCAAATAAACGAGACATTTACGGATCCCAATATTCCCAAAGTCCAAGATATGATGCTGGTTCTGATGAAGAAGAATTGTCACGAAGGAGGACGGAATACGCAAACGCCATGAAGTATATGAATCCTTTGTCTGGCATTGAGAGTCTAACGAAAGAAGAACAAGTCGCCAGATCAGCAGTGGCTTTTTGGGCCGAGATACAGCAGGCGGCGGCTGTAGCTGCCGCAGCGAATCTTCACAAAAATTCTGTTCAACAACCTAGAAACAGTGCGG ATTTTGGAAGATCCAGTCCTCGACGTTCATACTCGCCACCAAGTCCTAATAGACTAAGCAACGCTTGGCAGAATCATAACAGCAACAACATGTACAATAAAACACACGAGCAACTTCAACAACAAGCACTGTATGATCGACTGTATAATATGCAAAAACTGTCCGAAAGCAGGAATTCAAGAAGGACACCACCACAAGATCAAGATTCGTATTCAAGAAACCGGCACCCCGAATCTTATATCAAAGAAGAAGTCGATATTGACCGATATCAGCAATCTTCATCTGGAAGCCAAAAATCAATTTCTCGACACCAAGAGATAATGGAACAAAGAATGAATGAAGAGCGTAAGAGAAGCACGGAAGAACTGATCAATTATAATAACAGGGCTCTACAGAATGCCATCCTGGCACGGGCACCTAAAAACGACTTATTTGGCGAATCGCCGTTCACGGTACATTCTCAGGGTTCGCTCGCAGTGACGTCTAACCATTCTCCAGATGGGCGATCCCATTCTGATGACAGAGCAAGACAAGAAATGCGATCATATTCACCTGCCAATCACTCATCACCAGAATCATCTCATATTCATAAATCACCTATTCATCCACATATTCATCATAGTTCTGGTCCAACAATACAACTACACCGACCATCCGAAGAAAAACCATCTCTTCGACATCCTCATCTTCGCTTCCGTGAAAGGTCACCCACGCCACAAAAAGGTGAAAGCACGCCTTGTAAAGTTAGCAGCCGATCGTCTTCACCCAACGAACGTTTTGACAAAAGTGATGTAAAATCCAGCGAATTGAAGTTTTCTGCAAGAGCCGCATCACCAATAGACCCCGTTGCCATGACAGCATCGTTTGATTCTCAAAATACCAATGCAGCAGCCACCGCAACGATGTTGATGATGAGAATGATGGGTAATCATGTACCGCGTGGAATTATGGGACAAAATGACAATAAATCAGATGGTGAGGCCTCAATAAACATGAAAGATGAACAAGAAAACAAAACTAAATCATATTCTTTCAAACAAAGAGACGAGTTGTTGAAAGAACTAGGTCTCCCCAAGTGTGATGTATTATCGAACGTCCTTCCATTGTCGCAAGTAAGACAAGGAGAAAAACCTTTGAATCTATGCACATCACCACGATCTTCTGCTTCTTCTCCAAAATCCACTACCTCTTCCAGGAACTCACCCGTACCAAACTTCAACAGAAAACGAAAAGCCGACAGTCTGAATGGATCGAGGCCAAACTCTCGACCTAATTCAGTATCGCCACTCACTATAGAAAGAACAACAAGTTCGCCGCAATTGGAAAAATCTATCACGAAAACGAATGAAGGTACCAATAAAATCCGACGAAATATTTCCGGTAAAAAGTCGATTGACAGAAAGCCCAGTCCTATTGACCTCAGTCGAGCGAAAAGAAGTGGTGAAGACGGTGATGACTTCGGTATGTTGCCTAGGTTTCACGCTGGACTCTTGGGAAACGTGTCGTTATTTCCTGACGGACGAAGCATTAACACTCCAGACGCTGTTTCTCGGAAAACCCCATCCGATACAACTGGATCGTTCTTTTCGGGACCAGCATTGATGACTCCGTCACCAATG GTAATACCAAGCATTACATTCTGGAGTACGCTCAGCCCGATGAGCGCTAAAGATGGCGAAGCACCTAAGTTTCCATTCATGCCTTCAACGACGAATTCAAATTCACCGAACTCGAATCAGACAATATTTCAATTCCCCACTATAGTAAACGGTCAAATGACATTAGCAGGAGTTCCCGTTCGACCTATCGCCGCAGCACTCGGCCACCCTATTCCAGCAAGTCACGTAAGCACAGTTGCAACTCAACTATCAAGCAAGATTACATCAGTTTCCTCTCCACTCACTCAGCAATCACCAAACGAACTATCTGTTCCCACTTCATAA
- the LOC120338695 gene encoding uncharacterized protein LOC120338695 isoform X2, translating into MHMALSMCVPHGVADFKTADGKKMMMDTLEDYDLHESPPDKRLKLDGNIPQHVAAQLPRVLDMNVTLWQFLLELLMDGNNSHLISWTSNDGEFKLHNSEEVARLWGLRKNKTNMNYDKLSRALRYYYDKNIIKKVNGQKFVYKFVSFPEIIKTETKIPFRVKMERMSHPSSESADEGRASPPTQSSMSSHVMDKLENYNNSADERKWRPAQQSTGLSFPPNKRDIYGSQYSQSPRYDAGSDEEELSRRRTEYANAMKYMNPLSGIESLTKEEQVARSAVAFWAEIQQAAAVAAAANLHKNSVQQPRNSADFGRSSPRRSYSPPSPNRLSNAWQNHNSNNMYNKTHEQLQQQALYDRLYNMQKLSESRNSRRTPPQDQDSYSRNRHPESYIKEEVDIDRYQQSSSGSQKSISRHQEIMEQRMNEERKRSTEELINYNNRALQNAILARAPKNDLFGESPFTVHSQGSLAVTSNHSPDGRSHSDDRARQEMRSYSPANHSSPESSHIHKSPIHPHIHHSSGPTIQLHRPSEEKPSLRHPHLRFRERSPTPQKGESTPCKVSSRSSSPNERFDKSDVKSSELKFSARAASPIDPVAMTASFDSQNTNAAATATMLMMRMMGNHVPRGIMGQNDNKSDGEASINMKDEQENKTKSYSFKQRDELLKELGLPKCDVLSNVLPLSQVRQGEKPLNLCTSPRSSASSPKSTTSSRNSPVPNFNRKRKADSLNGSRPNSRPNSVSPLTIERTTSSPQLEKSITKTNEGTNKIRRNISGKKSIDRKPSPIDLSRAKRSGEDGDDFGMLPRFHAGLLGNVSLFPDGRSINTPDAVSRKTPSDTTGSFFSGPALMTPSPMVIPSITFWSTLSPMSAKDGEAPKFPFMPSTTNSNSPNSNQTIFQFPTIVNGQMTLAGVPVRPIAAALGHPIPASHVSTVATQLSSKITSVSSPLTQQSPNELSVPTS; encoded by the exons ATGCATATGGCTTTGTCGATGTGCGTACCTCACGGCGTCGCTGATTTCAAAACAGCGG ACGGCAAAAAAATGATGATGGACACTCTGGAAGATTATGATTTGCATGAGTCTCCTCCGGACAAGAGATTAAAGTTAGATGGAAACATTCCTCAACACGTGGCGGCGCAGTTGCCAAGAG TATTGGACATGAACGTTACTTTATGGCAATTTCTTCTCGAATTATTGATGGATGGAAACAACAGTCATCTGATAAGCTGGACTTCCAATGACGGAGAGTTCAAGCTTCATAACTCAGAAGAGGTTGCGAGACTTTGGGGTCTGAGAAAAAACAAGACAAATATGAATTACGATAAATTGAGCAGGGCTCTCCGATATTATTACGATAAA aatattatcaaaaaagtGAACGGACAAAAATTCGTCTACAAATTTGTATCCTTCcctgaaataataaaaacagaaaCAAAGATTCCATTTCGAGTCAAGATGGAACGAATGAGTCACCCATCGTCAGAAAGCGCTGACGAAGGAAGAGCATCACCACCCACGCAGTCGAGCATGTCAAGTCACGTGATGGACAAATTGGAAAATTACAATAACAGCGCAGATGAGCGAAAGTGGCGACCAGCCCAGCAAAGTACAGGACTTAGCTTCCCGCCAAATAAACGAGACATTTACGGATCCCAATATTCCCAAAGTCCAAGATATGATGCTGGTTCTGATGAAGAAGAATTGTCACGAAGGAGGACGGAATACGCAAACGCCATGAAGTATATGAATCCTTTGTCTGGCATTGAGAGTCTAACGAAAGAAGAACAAGTCGCCAGATCAGCAGTGGCTTTTTGGGCCGAGATACAGCAGGCGGCGGCTGTAGCTGCCGCAGCGAATCTTCACAAAAATTCTGTTCAACAACCTAGAAACAGTGCGG ATTTTGGAAGATCCAGTCCTCGACGTTCATACTCGCCACCAAGTCCTAATAGACTAAGCAACGCTTGGCAGAATCATAACAGCAACAACATGTACAATAAAACACACGAGCAACTTCAACAACAAGCACTGTATGATCGACTGTATAATATGCAAAAACTGTCCGAAAGCAGGAATTCAAGAAGGACACCACCACAAGATCAAGATTCGTATTCAAGAAACCGGCACCCCGAATCTTATATCAAAGAAGAAGTCGATATTGACCGATATCAGCAATCTTCATCTGGAAGCCAAAAATCAATTTCTCGACACCAAGAGATAATGGAACAAAGAATGAATGAAGAGCGTAAGAGAAGCACGGAAGAACTGATCAATTATAATAACAGGGCTCTACAGAATGCCATCCTGGCACGGGCACCTAAAAACGACTTATTTGGCGAATCGCCGTTCACGGTACATTCTCAGGGTTCGCTCGCAGTGACGTCTAACCATTCTCCAGATGGGCGATCCCATTCTGATGACAGAGCAAGACAAGAAATGCGATCATATTCACCTGCCAATCACTCATCACCAGAATCATCTCATATTCATAAATCACCTATTCATCCACATATTCATCATAGTTCTGGTCCAACAATACAACTACACCGACCATCCGAAGAAAAACCATCTCTTCGACATCCTCATCTTCGCTTCCGTGAAAGGTCACCCACGCCACAAAAAGGTGAAAGCACGCCTTGTAAAGTTAGCAGCCGATCGTCTTCACCCAACGAACGTTTTGACAAAAGTGATGTAAAATCCAGCGAATTGAAGTTTTCTGCAAGAGCCGCATCACCAATAGACCCCGTTGCCATGACAGCATCGTTTGATTCTCAAAATACCAATGCAGCAGCCACCGCAACGATGTTGATGATGAGAATGATGGGTAATCATGTACCGCGTGGAATTATGGGACAAAATGACAATAAATCAGATGGTGAGGCCTCAATAAACATGAAAGATGAACAAGAAAACAAAACTAAATCATATTCTTTCAAACAAAGAGACGAGTTGTTGAAAGAACTAGGTCTCCCCAAGTGTGATGTATTATCGAACGTCCTTCCATTGTCGCAAGTAAGACAAGGAGAAAAACCTTTGAATCTATGCACATCACCACGATCTTCTGCTTCTTCTCCAAAATCCACTACCTCTTCCAGGAACTCACCCGTACCAAACTTCAACAGAAAACGAAAAGCCGACAGTCTGAATGGATCGAGGCCAAACTCTCGACCTAATTCAGTATCGCCACTCACTATAGAAAGAACAACAAGTTCGCCGCAATTGGAAAAATCTATCACGAAAACGAATGAAGGTACCAATAAAATCCGACGAAATATTTCCGGTAAAAAGTCGATTGACAGAAAGCCCAGTCCTATTGACCTCAGTCGAGCGAAAAGAAGTGGTGAAGACGGTGATGACTTCGGTATGTTGCCTAGGTTTCACGCTGGACTCTTGGGAAACGTGTCGTTATTTCCTGACGGACGAAGCATTAACACTCCAGACGCTGTTTCTCGGAAAACCCCATCCGATACAACTGGATCGTTCTTTTCGGGACCAGCATTGATGACTCCGTCACCAATG GTAATACCAAGCATTACATTCTGGAGTACGCTCAGCCCGATGAGCGCTAAAGATGGCGAAGCACCTAAGTTTCCATTCATGCCTTCAACGACGAATTCAAATTCACCGAACTCGAATCAGACAATATTTCAATTCCCCACTATAGTAAACGGTCAAATGACATTAGCAGGAGTTCCCGTTCGACCTATCGCCGCAGCACTCGGCCACCCTATTCCAGCAAGTCACGTAAGCACAGTTGCAACTCAACTATCAAGCAAGATTACATCAGTTTCCTCTCCACTCACTCAGCAATCACCAAACGAACTATCTGTTCCCACTTCATAA